The Corynebacterium renale genome includes a region encoding these proteins:
- the uvrA gene encoding excinuclease ABC subunit UvrA gives MAERLIVRGAREHNLKGVDVDLPRDAMVVFTGLSGSGKSSLAFDTIFAEGQRRYIESLSSYARMFLGQMDKPDVDFIEGLSPAVSIDQKSTNRNPRSTVGTITEVYDYLRLLFSRAGTAHCPKCDEPIARQTPQQIVDSVLAGEEGEKFQVLAPVVRTRKGEFVDLFEDLASQGFARVNVDGETYQLSDPPKLKKQIKHNIDVVVDRLQVKDSQKQRLTDSVETALKLADGLVVIDYVKREENRFIPYSEKMACPNGHILDIDELEPRSFSFNNPYGACPACDGLGTTIEIDEDLLIPDPDAPVVNSVQPWNSSPNKKYFFTLIEALAKELGFDPQTPYSELSAKDRKALINGTSTKVSVRYKNRFGRQRSWTAPFEGVKGYLHRKLEQAESEHAKERYLAYTREIPCPTCGGTRLKPEILAVRLSNQEGRELSIAGLTELSIVDASAYLDDLKLGHREEIIAGAVLKEIQARLHFLLDVGLEYLTLNRAAGTLSGGEAQRIRLATQIGSGLAGVLYVLDEPSIGLHQRDNQRLIKTLENLRDLGNTLIVVEHDEDTIRKADYIVDVGPRAGEYGGEIVYQGKPKGLLEAEDSLTGAYLSGKKKIGVPDHRRDIDKDRCLTVVGARENNLKGIDVTFPLGVLTCVTGVSGSGKSTLVNQILAKVLANELNRARQVPGRARRVDGLDNLDKLVQVDQSPIGRTPRSNPATYTGVFDKIRNLFAETPEAKVRGYKPGRFSFNVKGGRCEACQGDGTLKIEMNFLPDVYVPCEVCQGQRYNRETLEVKYKGKNIAEVLNMPIGEAAEFFESIQSIHRFLNTLVEVGLGYVRLGQAATTLSGGEAQRVKLASELQKRSNGRTIYILDEPTTGLHFEDIRKLLLVIQGLVDKGNSVIIIEHNLDVIKCADWIIDMGPEGGAGGGTVVAQGTPEDVAKVKGSYTGQFLAEML, from the coding sequence GTGGCAGAACGCCTCATAGTACGTGGAGCACGCGAGCATAACCTCAAGGGAGTAGACGTTGACCTACCGCGCGACGCGATGGTCGTCTTTACTGGTTTATCTGGCTCGGGTAAATCTTCGCTTGCCTTTGACACCATCTTTGCCGAAGGCCAACGCAGGTACATTGAGTCTTTATCGTCCTATGCGCGTATGTTCCTTGGCCAGATGGACAAGCCAGACGTAGATTTTATTGAAGGGCTTTCACCAGCGGTTTCCATCGACCAAAAGTCTACTAACCGCAACCCGCGATCGACCGTAGGCACCATCACTGAAGTCTACGATTACCTCCGACTCCTTTTCTCTCGCGCAGGTACCGCGCATTGTCCTAAGTGCGACGAACCAATCGCGCGTCAGACTCCGCAGCAAATCGTAGACTCCGTACTTGCTGGCGAAGAGGGCGAAAAATTTCAGGTGTTGGCGCCAGTGGTTCGCACCCGAAAAGGCGAATTTGTCGATCTTTTTGAGGACTTGGCTTCCCAAGGTTTTGCTCGTGTGAACGTGGATGGGGAAACGTACCAGCTATCCGACCCGCCGAAGCTGAAAAAGCAGATTAAGCACAATATTGACGTGGTCGTGGACCGCCTCCAGGTCAAGGATTCACAGAAGCAGCGCTTGACGGATTCTGTGGAAACTGCTTTAAAGCTTGCCGACGGCCTCGTGGTCATCGATTACGTAAAGAGGGAAGAAAACCGGTTCATCCCGTACTCGGAAAAAATGGCTTGCCCGAACGGCCACATTTTGGACATTGATGAGCTCGAGCCACGTTCATTTTCCTTCAACAACCCCTACGGCGCGTGCCCTGCCTGCGACGGGTTGGGCACCACCATCGAAATCGATGAAGACCTACTGATCCCGGACCCAGACGCCCCAGTAGTCAACTCGGTGCAGCCCTGGAACTCTAGCCCTAATAAAAAGTACTTCTTCACCTTGATTGAGGCTCTGGCAAAGGAGCTTGGATTCGATCCTCAGACGCCGTATTCAGAACTGAGCGCTAAAGACCGGAAAGCGCTGATTAACGGCACTTCGACAAAGGTGTCCGTGCGCTACAAAAACCGCTTCGGCCGCCAACGCTCGTGGACAGCACCATTCGAAGGCGTGAAAGGATACCTCCACCGCAAACTCGAACAAGCAGAAAGCGAACACGCTAAGGAGCGTTATCTTGCGTACACCCGTGAGATTCCATGCCCAACATGCGGTGGTACCCGCCTCAAGCCAGAAATTCTCGCAGTTCGCTTGAGCAACCAGGAAGGTCGAGAACTTAGTATTGCAGGTCTTACCGAGCTGTCCATTGTGGATGCCTCGGCATATCTCGACGATCTCAAGCTTGGCCACCGCGAGGAGATTATCGCCGGTGCAGTCCTCAAGGAGATCCAAGCGCGCCTTCACTTCTTACTCGACGTCGGCTTGGAATACCTCACACTTAATCGTGCCGCAGGGACCCTATCTGGTGGTGAGGCCCAGCGTATCCGACTAGCGACTCAGATTGGTTCCGGTCTTGCTGGCGTTCTCTATGTTCTGGACGAACCATCCATCGGGCTGCACCAGCGAGACAATCAGAGGCTTATTAAGACCTTGGAGAATCTCCGAGATTTGGGAAACACGCTCATTGTGGTCGAGCACGATGAGGATACGATTCGCAAGGCAGATTACATTGTCGACGTGGGCCCGCGTGCCGGCGAATACGGCGGAGAGATCGTTTACCAAGGAAAGCCAAAGGGTTTACTTGAAGCAGAGGATTCGCTGACGGGCGCCTATCTGTCGGGCAAAAAGAAGATTGGCGTGCCAGACCATCGTCGCGACATTGATAAAGATCGTTGCCTGACGGTTGTCGGCGCACGGGAAAACAACCTCAAAGGCATTGACGTTACGTTCCCATTGGGAGTCCTTACGTGCGTGACCGGTGTCTCGGGGTCAGGTAAATCGACGCTGGTCAACCAGATTCTGGCTAAGGTGCTTGCCAACGAGCTCAATCGCGCCCGGCAGGTGCCAGGACGGGCACGTCGCGTTGACGGCCTCGACAACTTGGACAAGCTTGTTCAGGTGGACCAGTCGCCAATCGGCCGCACGCCACGCTCCAACCCGGCTACGTACACGGGCGTCTTTGACAAGATTCGCAATCTTTTTGCGGAAACGCCCGAGGCCAAGGTGCGTGGTTACAAACCAGGGCGCTTCTCATTCAACGTCAAAGGCGGGCGCTGTGAAGCTTGCCAAGGCGACGGCACGCTGAAAATCGAGATGAATTTCTTGCCGGACGTGTATGTGCCGTGCGAAGTGTGTCAAGGCCAGCGCTATAACCGTGAAACCCTTGAGGTCAAGTACAAAGGCAAGAACATTGCCGAAGTGCTGAACATGCCTATTGGCGAGGCCGCTGAATTCTTCGAATCCATCCAATCGATCCATCGTTTCCTCAACACGCTCGTCGAGGTCGGTTTGGGATACGTTCGCCTCGGCCAAGCAGCCACGACGCTTTCCGGCGGTGAAGCCCAGCGCGTGAAGTTGGCATCGGAACTGCAGAAACGCTCTAATGGGCGAACAATCTACATCTTGGACGAGCCCACAACTGGGTTGCACTTCGAAGATATTCGCAAGTTACTCTTGGTGATTCAAGGACTCGTAGATAAGGGCAATTCAGTCATCATCATCGAGCACAACCTGGATGTGATTAAGTGTGCGGACTGGATCATCGACATGGGGCCAGAAGGTGGCGCCGGAGGCGGCACAGTAGTGGCACAGGGAACCCCTGAGGATGTGGCTAAAGTCAAGGGCTCCTATACCGGACAATTCCTCGCGGAAATGCTCTAG
- a CDS encoding MBL fold metallo-hydrolase, translated as MAQELTLHSVSVSEMDNNCYLLCGDGEGLLIDAADNADKLLTMAEDAGVKITKVLTTHRHADHTRALEEILEKTGATHYAPFLDSPALPAPVDVELDHGEVITHAGVELPVIILRGHTPGGAAVSTVIDDTPHIFVGDSLFPGGLGKTTSDSDFVRLFNDVKTRIFDEFPDETIVHPGHGASTTLGAERPHLETWWERRW; from the coding sequence ATGGCTCAAGAACTAACACTCCATTCTGTATCCGTCTCCGAGATGGACAACAACTGCTACCTCCTCTGCGGCGATGGCGAAGGTTTGCTTATCGACGCTGCCGACAACGCCGACAAGCTACTGACTATGGCAGAAGACGCGGGCGTGAAAATTACTAAAGTACTGACTACCCACCGGCACGCAGACCATACACGCGCGCTAGAAGAAATCCTAGAAAAGACGGGCGCTACCCACTACGCCCCATTTCTTGATAGCCCTGCGCTGCCAGCCCCAGTGGACGTCGAGCTTGACCACGGGGAAGTAATTACGCATGCAGGTGTGGAACTGCCGGTTATTATCCTTCGTGGCCACACCCCTGGCGGGGCTGCAGTTTCGACTGTCATTGATGACACGCCTCATATTTTCGTAGGCGACAGCCTCTTTCCCGGCGGCCTCGGCAAGACCACGTCCGATAGTGACTTCGTACGCCTATTTAACGACGTCAAGACTCGAATCTTTGACGAGTTCCCCGATGAGACCATCGTTCACCCAGGCCACGGCGCTTCAACTACGTTGGGGGCGGAGCGCCCTCACTTGGAGACCTGGTGGGAACGCCGCTGGTAA
- a CDS encoding DoxX family protein produces the protein MIRKIARPLLASVYVVEGADALINTNKHVEGTEAVLNRVRGLLPRTYARQVPQDAELVTRVLGGTKVGAGSLLALGKAPRLSATVLALTTVPTLLGEYAFWETQDEDKKSERRTGFLAHLGLLGGVAITAADTEGKPGLKWRAENAAKQTGKKVQAALPTKSETEKFTDNVSSWFSDTAQDAKDFAQDAKNYVEDNKDDWADAAREGAQKVGSTISGYAQQAKDFFEDNSEDWLKAAQSNAKTAKKKVVKAAGKAQDKADEALEKAQDASGRAAKKADKRANKLQKQADKALGKAQKKLKNVSL, from the coding sequence ATGATTCGTAAGATTGCACGTCCACTACTGGCTTCCGTGTACGTTGTTGAGGGCGCTGATGCCCTGATTAACACCAACAAGCATGTTGAAGGTACGGAAGCGGTTCTCAACCGAGTTCGCGGGCTACTCCCCCGCACGTACGCACGCCAGGTCCCGCAAGACGCGGAGCTGGTTACTCGTGTTCTCGGTGGCACGAAGGTCGGCGCTGGTTCCCTTCTTGCACTGGGCAAGGCGCCTCGCCTCTCCGCAACGGTGTTGGCATTGACCACTGTTCCTACTCTGCTCGGAGAGTACGCTTTCTGGGAGACTCAGGATGAGGATAAGAAGTCCGAACGCCGCACCGGCTTCCTCGCCCACCTTGGGCTTCTCGGTGGCGTCGCAATCACTGCAGCTGATACCGAAGGCAAGCCTGGACTGAAGTGGCGCGCAGAGAATGCAGCTAAGCAAACCGGTAAGAAGGTCCAAGCTGCTCTTCCTACTAAGTCTGAGACAGAGAAGTTCACCGACAACGTTTCTTCCTGGTTTAGCGATACCGCACAAGACGCGAAAGACTTCGCCCAAGACGCGAAGAATTACGTGGAAGACAACAAGGATGACTGGGCCGACGCTGCACGGGAGGGCGCACAGAAGGTTGGCTCCACAATCTCTGGTTACGCCCAGCAAGCCAAGGACTTCTTCGAAGACAACTCTGAGGATTGGCTGAAAGCTGCTCAATCCAACGCGAAGACTGCGAAGAAGAAGGTAGTTAAGGCTGCTGGTAAGGCACAAGACAAGGCCGATGAGGCGCTTGAGAAAGCACAGGACGCCTCTGGTCGCGCTGCAAAGAAGGCTGATAAGAGGGCTAACAAGTTGCAGAAGCAGGCCGATAAGGCCCTCGGCAAGGCTCAGAAGAAGTTGAAGAACGTCTCCTTGTAA